In Armatimonadota bacterium, the following proteins share a genomic window:
- a CDS encoding bifunctional YncE family protein/alkaline phosphatase family protein, producing MMRRAFFFMAMAIGIGGVAIATLAALANGRMLGEQPDGRFLVATGQLVAAGDLRFVGRPADMARRPQGNVYAVSLRDQPSNARQILLFNRQGIVAGSAVPLRHAPGYHGIEWSPDGTRLYLSCGEQTDDAQQGRHDGVIETFAYSNGKLTPMEPIIVGLPGEPGNPVPGGLCLNGDGSRLYVAATDLNAVVEIDTATGRRNRKFPTGMLPYGIRLSADEKMLVVTNWGGRIPKPTDRKSKTGVSEIAVDNRGTASTGSATLIDLQTGSTSEVEVGLHPTDVAVSSTRAYVANSMSDSVSEIDLRTKGVRRTIPLHWNGTKLVGSMPVALAQSGSTLYVCNGGDNAVAEIDLASGQILGYRPSGFFPIAICLDGKNAVVLNSKGNGSVAKTGHGLGFGNAHDFEGTVSWINLGADRAKETALDAQGNRWEQKPSWPSLAVYNGAIKHVIYIIKENRTYDEVFGDMPEGNGDPKLAILGRDIAPNHQAIAREFTLFDNGYVSGTNSCDGHAWSTQALANEYIERFYVGYSRTYNDDGNCAMSLSSTGAIWDAALAKGKSVRNYGEFCYAGMAKFSPRPPKDWFEAWEDREQGTRKFTFEPVTLVPSLKPVTNPRVHYWPLIQSDQARADEFIREWTEFGKAGKTPDLSILTLPNDHTEGLDPAYPSPRAMVADNDLALGRVVEAVSRSPQLKNTCIFVIEDDAQNGPDHVDGHRSVFMVVSPYNRRRTVDSTFYTTVSMVKSIEAILGIPPMNRFDYMADPITGCFTDKPDFTPFTARPNRVRLDEPNPGRDPSRMSQLDRYWTNQTLNLDWSEPDAPDNDTLNRAIWYSVRGTQPYPGQPGGEDE from the coding sequence ATGATGCGCCGCGCGTTCTTTTTCATGGCCATGGCGATCGGGATTGGTGGGGTAGCGATCGCGACATTGGCCGCTCTGGCCAATGGCCGCATGCTGGGAGAGCAGCCTGATGGGCGGTTTCTGGTGGCTACCGGCCAGTTGGTCGCTGCCGGCGACTTGCGGTTTGTCGGACGCCCCGCGGATATGGCTCGACGCCCTCAAGGCAACGTCTACGCGGTGAGCCTGAGGGATCAGCCCAGCAACGCCCGGCAGATCCTCTTGTTCAACCGCCAGGGGATCGTCGCCGGATCGGCCGTCCCGCTACGGCATGCTCCGGGCTACCATGGAATCGAGTGGAGCCCGGACGGCACCAGACTCTATCTTTCATGCGGCGAACAGACCGATGACGCCCAACAAGGTCGACACGATGGCGTGATCGAAACCTTCGCCTATAGTAACGGAAAACTCACACCCATGGAGCCCATCATCGTTGGACTCCCCGGGGAACCTGGCAACCCCGTCCCGGGGGGTCTTTGCCTCAATGGGGACGGATCGAGGCTCTACGTCGCCGCAACCGACCTGAACGCCGTGGTAGAGATCGACACCGCAACCGGCAGGCGAAACAGGAAATTCCCCACCGGGATGCTGCCTTATGGAATCCGACTATCCGCGGACGAAAAAATGCTGGTCGTGACGAATTGGGGTGGGCGGATCCCCAAACCCACGGATCGCAAGTCCAAAACCGGCGTTTCGGAGATCGCTGTGGACAACCGGGGCACGGCCTCGACTGGCTCCGCCACCCTAATCGACCTCCAAACCGGATCAACAAGCGAGGTCGAAGTTGGCCTGCATCCAACCGATGTAGCCGTCAGCAGCACCCGGGCCTATGTCGCCAACTCCATGAGCGATTCGGTGAGCGAAATCGACCTTCGAACAAAAGGCGTGAGACGAACAATCCCATTGCATTGGAATGGAACGAAGCTCGTCGGATCGATGCCCGTCGCTCTCGCTCAATCTGGAAGCACGCTGTATGTCTGCAACGGGGGTGACAACGCGGTTGCCGAAATCGACCTTGCATCGGGCCAAATCCTGGGGTACCGCCCGTCCGGGTTCTTTCCCATAGCCATTTGCTTGGACGGCAAGAATGCAGTTGTGCTCAACAGCAAGGGCAATGGTTCGGTGGCAAAAACCGGCCATGGCCTTGGCTTTGGGAATGCCCATGATTTCGAAGGGACGGTTTCATGGATCAACCTAGGGGCTGACCGGGCAAAGGAGACGGCCTTGGATGCCCAGGGCAACCGATGGGAGCAGAAACCTTCCTGGCCGTCCTTGGCTGTTTACAACGGGGCGATAAAACATGTCATCTATATCATCAAGGAAAACCGGACGTATGACGAGGTCTTTGGGGATATGCCGGAAGGCAACGGCGACCCAAAACTCGCAATCCTCGGCCGGGACATTGCGCCGAACCACCAGGCCATCGCTAGGGAATTCACCCTGTTTGACAACGGCTATGTGAGCGGCACCAACAGTTGTGACGGACATGCCTGGAGCACTCAGGCGCTGGCAAACGAATATATAGAGCGCTTCTATGTCGGATATTCACGGACTTATAACGACGACGGCAACTGCGCGATGTCCCTTAGTTCAACGGGGGCGATTTGGGATGCGGCCCTTGCTAAAGGCAAATCCGTCCGGAATTACGGCGAATTCTGCTATGCGGGCATGGCCAAGTTTTCGCCGAGGCCGCCCAAAGACTGGTTCGAAGCATGGGAAGATCGAGAACAAGGGACGCGCAAATTTACGTTTGAGCCCGTTACCCTGGTGCCGAGCCTAAAGCCGGTCACAAACCCCCGCGTCCACTATTGGCCGCTCATCCAAAGCGACCAAGCCCGGGCCGACGAATTCATCCGCGAGTGGACCGAGTTTGGGAAGGCTGGCAAAACACCAGACCTGAGCATCCTCACACTGCCTAACGACCATACTGAAGGACTCGATCCGGCCTACCCTTCGCCCCGCGCCATGGTGGCCGATAACGACCTCGCTTTGGGACGTGTTGTAGAAGCGGTCAGCCGGAGCCCGCAATTGAAAAATACTTGCATTTTTGTCATTGAGGACGATGCGCAAAACGGCCCTGATCATGTCGATGGCCACCGGTCTGTATTCATGGTGGTTAGCCCATACAACCGCCGTCGCACCGTCGACAGCACGTTTTACACCACGGTCAGCATGGTCAAGTCCATAGAGGCGATCCTCGGGATCCCCCCGATGAACCGGTTCGACTATATGGCAGATCCCATCACAGGCTGCTTTACAGACAAACCCGATTTCACCCCGTTCACGGCGCGGCCCAACCGTGTGCGGTTAGATGAGCCGAATCCGGGACGAGATCCGTCGCGGATGTCGCAATTGGACCGGTACTGGACAAACCAGACCCTCAACCTCGACTGGAGCGAACCTGACGCGCCCGACAACGACACGCTCAACCGGGCGATTTGGTACAGCGTCCGCGGAACCCAGCCGTACCCCGGCCAGCCAGGCGGCGAAGACGAATGA
- a CDS encoding aspartate aminotransferase family protein, translating to MSPDRRASEAEGDVNASPLRLEWQRENISPAAAELLQRDAGAFLHQDLSTPCLNALACADGSWIEDTQGRRYLDFHGNMVHQVGYAHPHVVEAVKSQIDELCFAPRRYTNSRAIELAERLAAASPARLSKVLFAPGGSAAIGIALKLARIVTGRHKTVSMWDSFHGASMDACSVGGESGFRWGIGPLLPGSEHVPPPDPLRCPLGCGGSCSMACANYLEYVLDREGDVGAVIAEPIRCTTVAVPPPGYWERVKAACQRHGALLIFDEIPTCLGRTGEMFATAHTGVVPDILVLGKGLGGGVLPLAAVVADARLDVAKPRSIGHYTHEKNPVLCAAGLATLDVIEQEGLAERSKWLGKQTLSEFEQLLKDVRCVREVRGVGLLFGIELDDRAAAERILYRCLSAGLNFKVSMGTVLTLAPPLNIAQDDLSHAVQIVCDAIRQG from the coding sequence ATGAGTCCAGATCGGCGGGCAAGTGAGGCGGAAGGGGACGTCAACGCCTCGCCGCTCCGCCTGGAATGGCAACGCGAAAACATCTCACCGGCGGCGGCCGAACTCCTCCAAAGGGATGCCGGGGCTTTTCTCCACCAAGATCTGTCCACGCCGTGCCTCAATGCCCTGGCCTGCGCCGATGGGTCGTGGATCGAAGACACGCAAGGGCGCCGGTATTTGGATTTCCACGGCAATATGGTTCACCAGGTGGGCTACGCCCACCCTCATGTGGTTGAGGCGGTCAAGTCACAAATCGACGAGCTGTGTTTTGCGCCACGTCGCTACACGAATTCTCGGGCGATCGAGCTAGCCGAAAGGCTTGCCGCCGCGTCGCCGGCAAGGCTGTCGAAAGTCTTGTTCGCTCCTGGCGGGAGTGCTGCTATCGGCATCGCGCTCAAGCTCGCACGGATCGTAACTGGCCGGCACAAAACGGTTTCGATGTGGGATTCGTTCCATGGGGCTTCGATGGATGCCTGTTCCGTCGGGGGGGAGTCCGGATTCCGGTGGGGGATTGGCCCGCTGCTGCCAGGTTCGGAACACGTTCCGCCTCCAGACCCTTTGCGGTGCCCTCTGGGGTGCGGAGGCTCGTGTTCGATGGCCTGTGCGAACTATTTGGAATACGTATTGGATAGGGAAGGCGACGTGGGCGCCGTCATTGCCGAGCCGATCCGGTGCACAACCGTCGCCGTTCCGCCCCCCGGCTATTGGGAACGGGTTAAGGCCGCCTGCCAGCGCCACGGCGCGTTGCTCATTTTCGATGAAATCCCAACCTGCCTGGGCCGCACCGGTGAGATGTTCGCCACTGCCCACACGGGTGTCGTCCCGGACATTTTGGTTCTGGGTAAAGGGTTGGGGGGAGGGGTTCTGCCATTAGCAGCGGTCGTTGCCGATGCAAGGTTAGACGTCGCCAAGCCCCGCTCGATCGGGCACTACACCCACGAAAAGAATCCCGTACTGTGTGCGGCTGGGCTAGCAACTCTGGACGTGATCGAGCAGGAAGGATTGGCTGAGCGGAGCAAATGGCTCGGAAAACAAACGCTCTCAGAATTCGAACAACTGCTGAAAGACGTTCGGTGTGTGCGGGAGGTCCGGGGGGTTGGCCTTCTGTTTGGGATCGAACTTGATGACCGTGCCGCAGCCGAAAGGATCCTCTACCGGTGCCTTTCGGCGGGCCTAAACTTCAAGGTTTCGATGGGAACTGTTTTGACACTTGCTCCTCCGCTCAACATTGCCCAGGATGACCTTTCTCATGCCGTGCAAATCGTCTGCGACGCCATCCGGCAGGGTTAA